From Centropristis striata isolate RG_2023a ecotype Rhode Island chromosome 16, C.striata_1.0, whole genome shotgun sequence, a single genomic window includes:
- the LOC131988804 gene encoding enhancer of rudimentary homolog, translating into MSHTILLVQPTKRPEGRTYADYESVNECMEGVCKMYEEHLKRMNPNSPSITYDISQLFDFIDDLADLSCLVYRADTQTYQPYNKDWIKEKIYVLLRRQAQQAGK; encoded by the exons ATG TCCCACACCATCCTGCTGGTGCAGCCCACCAAGAGGCCAGAGGGAAGGACATACGCTGATTATGAATCCGTCAACGAGTGTATGGAAG GTGTGTGTAAGATGTACGAGGAACACTTAAAGAGAATGAACCCCAACAGTCCCTCAATAACATACGACATCAGCCAGCTGTTTGACTTCATCGATGACCTGGCTGACCTCAGCTGTTTGGT GTATCGTGCCGACACACAGACGTACCAGCCGTACAACAAGGACTGGATCAAAGAGAAGATCTACGTGCTGCTCCGCCGTCAGGCCCAGCAGGCTGGAAAGTGA
- the si:ch211-168d23.3 gene encoding BRD4-interacting chromatin-remodeling complex-associated protein, whose product MEDEDGTCLLDVLCDPQALNDFLHGTNELQTEDLLINSSSGEPSLFADAPSPVSLLGDGRDSPDTPPPGCVDLSFLEEALLSSPEGGEDPQVVQGGPPVEAVFEAKKGEVEEAEEAEVACDILQQSLQEAEITEQTMALEAGLAQPGDSLSLYSPAPLLSPPTVPFIPKSVTLPITQALPRDTQAAVEPPQPSLLAVGPGCPSLKPAAPPQLMGLLPGNVFPAASPETSFSLSPAQASSMIIHKAVPSMTSRPLITPTLRATAAAAPGIVLQRAPLPIQPKLPISIQPRLVQISPKPSGQKHTPGLTFVPGTASPNILLSQPPGQKPAAPPQPTQQLPKPVSLQLVNQGGSFVLQPQGLFQGQNQFLLPGQSPVTISQSASAARPLLTPSQHGPSLHSVNPSTGQLVEGSQILTVPQRQLNFSPVFTHSGQLALRQATVLSGPLQLQSAPPTVFQMPAQLAGTYTPGGQGQRTTLVHSPALGNHITLINSSGVLPPDLTSISIVNGPSVVQGLPFAAQAAAPQAGVTEGQLSLQQASVVLLQERAIQEERTSAEDTFHQLQQPYGHVLQHVSVQPTSAGLQSSSPPVVTVLQPPPEPPLAPDPPVEIPKLLMPPADMTQAVEEATQSMNQNEAFMQHLQQQALSSPVTSELLVGALPVVPLESLASPVAPERDTQPQSRAVSGQDARTVMSDQCVEASPLHSDPEDAPLICSPSPIQDSERPAPTSFSPQIALSGPESSVQQITPPQPLIEPQVQYQAPHQLHVSQALFAQNQVQIQPPVSQPPPQLQASAPQLQASAPQLQASAPQLQASAPQLQASAPQLQVQPSVSQPQSLVSSLSPLRVSVPQQQPDPAAASARLSTGGDDSAVQQHTQNKPTAALVMESKSFILDVHPPSPAAQGVQVHRPPAPRESAPVQTSRQNATKLAGPLEQQREERLTPAMRRHRFQQQICLDHTAVQTPFTGPAFPTLKDAVRRLLPYHTCAGHLPTQDDFNLVDQEFDTVSGFLLKRTKDMVNKYRQLLVREAQQESPSAEMVMLERLFLQAERFALAEDRRRVRRDPESFMTALATSASSPHGAHSSSSQLCSSSSPSSPPAWTRLSDRPPGLKTYRSSSRGALRLTIKQESGSRKVVHNSACDPGLKRDHMGQLTNGGGAVNERHSQAPNGAPQRPQHDEEISNGALPCDAAEEVPQTAPNSKIKAPNPLSMPEPQVGCFELPPRDVSAPKLKCFRLDASPRPEQRFSPPPPPLQEDNMLSEHLQSAIDSILELQRLQGPSAAPTRAMSGPSLDQAVTSILEGHL is encoded by the exons ATGGAGGATGAAGATGGGACTTGTCTACTTGATGTTTTGTG TGACCCCCAAGCCCTGAACGACTTCCTTCATGGGACCAATGAG CTGCAGACTGAAGACCTGCTCATTAACTCCTCCTCTGGGGAGCCCTCCCTCTTCGCAGATGCCCCG AGCCCCGTCTCTCTGCTGGGAGATGGCAGGGATTCCCCAGACACGCCTCCGCCTGGGTGTGTGGATCTGTCCTTCCTGGAGGAGGCCCTCCTGTCATCGCCGGAGGGTGGAGAAGACCCGCAGGTGGTGCAGGGTGGGCCACCCGTTGAGGCCGTATTTGAGGCAAAGAAGGGAGAagtggaggaggcggaggaggcaGAGGTGGCCTGTGATATCCTCCAGCAGAGCCTGCAGGAGGCTGAGATCACAGAGCAGACCATGGCTCTGGAGGCAGGTCTGGCCCAGCCGGGGGACAGTCTGTCGCTGTACTCACCggcccctctcctctctccacccaCCGTACCATTCATACCCAAGTCTGTGACCTTGCCCATCACTCAGGCGTTGCCAAGAGACACCCAGGCAGCAGTGGAGCCTCCCCAGCCCTCCCTCCTGGCTGTCGGACCGGGCTGCCCGTCTCTGAAACCTGCCGCCCCTCCTCAGCTGATGGGGCTCCTGCCTGGAAACGTGTTCCCTGCTGCTTCTCCAGAGACCTCCTTCTCTCTGAGTCCTGCCCAGGCTTCCAGTATGATCATCCACAAGGCCGTCCCCAGTATGACCAGTCGTCCTCTCATCACCCCGACACTGAGAGCGACAGCAGCAGCGGCGCCGGGCATCGTCCTGCAGCGCGCCCCTCTCCCCATCCAACCCAAGCTGCCTATCAGCATCCAGCCCAGACTGGTTCAAATTAGCCCCAAGCCTTCTGGGCAAAAACACACTCCAGGTCTTACATTTGTCCCTGGGACCGCCTCACCAAATATCTTACTCTCCCAACCTCCGGGCCAGAAGCCTGCAGCTCCACCGCAGCCCACCCAGCAGCTCCCCAAGCCGGTCAGCCTGCAGCTGGTCAACCAGGGCGGCTCCTTTGTGCTCCAGCCTCAGGGACTCTTCCAAGGTCAAAACCAGTTCCTTCTTCCAGGCCAGTCCCCTGTTACCATCTCCCAGTCTGCCAGCGCGGCTCGACCGCTGCTGACCCCCAGTCAACACGGCCCGTCGCTCCACAGCGTGAACCCCTCCACCGGGCAGCTCGTAGAAGGCTCTCAGATCCTAACTGTCCCCCAGAGACAGCTGAACTTCAGCCCAGTCTTCACCCATTCAGGGCAGCTAGCGCTCCGCCAGGCCACTGTGCTTTCAGGACCTTTGCAGCTACAGTCAGCGCCCCCTACTGTCTTCCAGATGCCGGCACAGCTGGCTGGAACCTACACTCCAGGAGGGCAGGGGCAGCGCACCACCTTGGTCCACAGTCCCGCTCTGGGAAACCACATTACCTTGATCAACAGCTCTGGGGTGCTTCCCCCTGATCTCACTTCCATCTCGATCGTTAACGGCCCCTCGGTGGTTCAGGGGCTGCCTTTCGCTGCCCAGGCCGCGGCTCCGCAGGCAGGAGTGACAGAAGGACAGCTGAGCCTCCAGCAGGCCTCCGTGGTGCTGCTGCAAGAAAGAGCCATTCAGGAGGAGAGGACGAGCGCAGAGGACACGTTCCACCAGCTGCAGCAG ccCTATGGACATGTCCTCCAGCATGTCTCGGTGCAGCCCACCTCTGCAGGGCTGcagtcctcctctcctcctgtagtCACAGTCCTGCAGCCTCCCCCTGAACCACCACTGGCCCCCGATCCACCTGTGGAGATCCCTAAACTTCTGATGCCCCCAGCAGACATGACCCAAGCAGTGGAGGAGGCGACCCAGTCGATGAATCAGAATGAGGCCTTTATGCAACATCTGCAACAG CAAGCACTTAGTTCCCCCGTCACGTCTGAGCTGCTGGTTGGAGCGCTGCCGGTGGTGCCGTTGGAGTCACTCGCCTCCCCGGTGGCCCCTGAGAGAGACACCCAACCTCAGAGCCGTGCAGTCTCCGGTCAGGACGCCCGCACTGTGATGTCCGACCAGTGTGTCGAGGCTTCTCCGCTTCACTCAGACCCAGAGGACGCACCGCTGATCTGCTCCCCCTCTCCCATTCAGGACTCAGAGAGACCAGCTCCGACGAGTTTCTCCCCTCAGATCGCTCTGTCTGGACCTGAGAGTTCAGTCCAACAGATCACGCCTCCCCAGCCTCTCATCGAGCCCCAAGTCCAGTACCAGGCCCCTCATCAGCTCCACGTCTCACAGGCTTTATTTGCCCAGAACCAGGTGCAGATCCAGCCACCCGTGTCCCAGCCTCCACCCCAGCTCCAGGCCTCCGCTCCACAGCTCCAGGCCTCAGCTCCACAGCTCCAGGCCTCAGCTCCACAGCTCCAGGCCTCAGCTCCACAGCTCCAGGCCTCCGCTCCACAGCTGCAGGTCCAGCCGTCTGTCTCCCAGCCTCAGTCCCTGGTCAGCAGTCTCTCCCCTCTGCGTGTCTCGGTGCCTCAGCAGCAGCCTGATCCCGCTGCTGCGTCTGCTCGTCTCTCCACAGGAGGAGACGACTCTGCTGTCCAACAGCACACACAAAACA AGCCAACAGCTGCCTTGGTCATGGAGAGTAAATCGTTTATTCTCGATGTCCATCCACCCTCTCCTGCAGCCCAGGGGGTCCAGGTCCACCGGCCCCCAGCACCCAGAGAGAGTGCACCCGTCCAGACGAGCCGGCAGAACGCCACCAAG CTGGCTGGTCCTCTGGAGCAGCAGCGAGAGGAGAGGCTCACACCAGCAATGCGCAGGCACAG GTTCCAGCAGCAGATTTGTTTGGACCACACAGCGGTTCAGACCCCCTTCACCGGCCCGGCCTTTCCCACACTGAAGGACGCTGTTCGAAGACTGCTGCCGTACCACACCTGCGCCGGTCACCTGCCCACTCAGGATGACTTCAATTTAG TGGACCAGGAGTTTGACACCGTGTCCGGTTTCCTGCTGAAACGCACCAAGGACATGGTCAACAAATACAGGCAGCTACTGGTTAGAGAAGCCCAG CAGGAGAGTCCGTCAGCAGAGATGGTGATGCTGGAGCGTCTCTTCCTCCAGGCTGAGCGATTCGCTTTAGCGGAGGACAGACGGAGAGTCCGCAGAGACCCAG AGTCATTTATGACGGCCTTGGCTACATCAGCGTCTTCCCCCCATGGtgcccactcctcctcctcccagctgTGCTCGTCCAGCAGCCCCTCCTCCCCACCAGCCTGGACCCGACTGTCCGACCGCCCCCCAGGACTGAAGACGTACCGCTCCAGCTCCCGCGGGGCCCTCAGGCTCACCATCAAGCAGGAGTCCGGCTCCCGTAAGGTGGTCCACAACTCCGCCTGCGACCCTGGACTCAAGAGGGACCACATGGGGCAGCTGACCAACGGCGGTGGAGCTGTGAACGAACGCCACTCTCAGGCACCCAACGGGGCCCCCCAGCGTCCTCAGCATGACGAGGAGATCTCCAACGGAGCTCTGCCTTGTGACGCTGCAGAGGAAGTCCCACAGACAGCTCCcaattccaaaataaaagccccaaacCCTCTTTCTATGCCAGAGCCACAGGTTGGTTGCTTCGAGTTGCCTCCCAGAGATGTCAGCGCCCCAAAACTGAAATGCTTCAGGTTGGATGCGTCACCTCGGCCGGAGCAGCGGTTCAGCCCGCCACCTCCGCCGCTCCAAGAGGACAACATGCTCAGTGAACATCTACAGAGTGCCATCGACAGCATCCTGGAGCTGCAGCGCCTGCAGGGCCCCTCTGCAGCCCCAACCAGGGCCATGTCCGGCCCTTCACTGGACCAGGCTGTCACCAGCATCCTGGAGGGACACCTGTGA